One stretch of Saccharopolyspora erythraea DNA includes these proteins:
- a CDS encoding orotate phosphoribosyltransferase → MAPSRLAELLSVREGHFRFESGHHGRLWLDLDRLFLRPAAVRPLSAALAGRLARHGITAVCGPLTGGAFVAQHLAEALDLRFFAAQRHQHHDRVTYRLPACVHAELTGQRIAVVDDVLNAGSAVAKTTRELRHRGGEVVAAAGLLALGDAARRTAEDLAVPLEVVETWPHELWSAEQCPLCARGEALTDPQ, encoded by the coding sequence ATGGCACCGAGTCGACTGGCCGAGCTGCTGAGCGTGCGCGAAGGCCACTTCCGCTTCGAGTCCGGACACCACGGTCGGCTGTGGCTGGATCTGGACCGGTTGTTCCTCCGCCCCGCCGCGGTGCGGCCGCTGTCGGCCGCGCTGGCCGGGCGGCTCGCCCGGCACGGCATCACCGCGGTGTGCGGGCCGCTGACCGGCGGCGCCTTCGTCGCCCAGCACCTCGCCGAGGCGCTGGACCTGCGGTTCTTCGCCGCGCAGCGCCACCAGCACCACGACCGCGTCACCTACCGGCTCCCCGCCTGTGTGCACGCCGAGCTCACAGGGCAGCGGATCGCGGTCGTCGACGACGTGCTCAACGCCGGGTCCGCGGTCGCCAAGACCACCCGCGAACTGCGCCACCGCGGCGGCGAGGTGGTCGCCGCCGCAGGACTGCTCGCCCTCGGCGACGCGGCTCGGCGCACCGCCGAGGACCTCGCGGTACCGCTGGAGGTGGTCGAAACCTGGCCGCACGAGTTGTGGAGCGCCGAGCAGTGCCCCCTGTGCGCGCGGGGCGAGGCGCTGACCGATCCGCAGTGA
- a CDS encoding VOC family protein, with protein sequence MSRQTFVNMPVRDLRKSIEFFSALGFEFNPDFTDENATCMVISDEAFVMLLVEEFFRSFSKREIADTAATSEVIMAISAGSRSEVDEFVDTALAAGGRAAGEVMDEGFMYSRSFRDLDGHQWEVVHMDMSGSGQ encoded by the coding sequence ATGAGCAGACAGACCTTCGTGAACATGCCGGTGCGCGACCTGCGCAAGTCCATCGAGTTCTTCAGCGCTCTGGGGTTCGAGTTCAACCCCGACTTCACCGACGAGAACGCCACGTGCATGGTCATCAGCGACGAGGCGTTCGTGATGCTGCTGGTGGAGGAGTTCTTCAGGTCCTTCAGCAAGCGCGAGATCGCCGACACCGCCGCGACCAGCGAGGTGATCATGGCGATCTCGGCGGGCAGCAGGAGCGAGGTGGACGAGTTCGTCGACACGGCGCTGGCCGCCGGCGGGCGGGCCGCGGGTGAGGTCATGGACGAGGGGTTCATGTACTCGCGGAGCTTTCGCGACCTCGACGGTCACCAGTGGGAAGTGGTCCACATGGACATGAGCGGGTCGGGCCAGTAG
- a CDS encoding 3-keto-5-aminohexanoate cleavage protein, with protein MLQVCLNGARSPREHHHLPVRPEELAAAAAAAVAAGAEDVHLHPKAPGGSDSLDPHIVAATMRAVRAAAPGTPIGITTGAWTTPDPQDRVRLIRSWSVLPDHASVNWHEPGAEQVAQALLDRGIAVEAGIYSGTGAEEQFLNSPLRHHVLRVLAEVSDRTARGATGTAEALLRRLHPAPAPVLLHGEAAGAWPVLALALRRDLDTRIGLEDTLQLPDGQIAADNAELVTAAVERMRARQSS; from the coding sequence ATGCTGCAGGTCTGCCTCAACGGCGCCCGGTCTCCCCGCGAGCACCACCACCTCCCGGTCCGCCCGGAGGAGCTCGCCGCAGCCGCCGCGGCCGCTGTCGCCGCCGGCGCCGAGGACGTCCACCTGCACCCCAAGGCGCCGGGCGGCTCCGATAGCCTCGACCCGCACATCGTGGCGGCCACGATGCGGGCGGTGCGCGCGGCGGCGCCGGGCACCCCGATCGGCATCACCACCGGCGCCTGGACCACGCCCGACCCGCAGGACCGCGTCCGCCTGATCCGTTCGTGGAGCGTGCTGCCCGACCACGCCTCGGTCAACTGGCACGAGCCCGGTGCCGAGCAGGTCGCCCAGGCGCTGCTGGACCGGGGTATCGCGGTGGAGGCCGGTATCTACTCCGGCACCGGGGCGGAGGAGCAGTTCCTGAACTCGCCGCTGCGCCACCACGTGCTGCGAGTGCTGGCCGAGGTCTCCGACCGCACCGCCCGCGGCGCCACGGGCACCGCGGAGGCCCTGCTGCGTCGGCTGCACCCCGCCCCGGCGCCGGTGCTGCTGCACGGCGAGGCCGCCGGGGCGTGGCCGGTGCTGGCGCTGGCGCTGCGCCGCGACCTGGACACCCGCATCGGCCTGGAGGACACCCTGCAGCTTCCCGACGGCCAGATCGCCGCCGACAACGCCGAACTCGTCACCGCCGCCGTCGAACGCATGCGCGCCCGCCAGTCCTCCTGA
- the otsB gene encoding trehalose-phosphatase: MREISVGGVQPGARPMSEVPDALEQWDELAARLRRGRVVLLFDFDGTLAPIGDVPGEVALPVRTREVLEELVRHCPAGVLSGRDLDDVRGRVGIGELWYAGSHGFEIAGPADQVFAHPAGEAALGDLDEAQRRVSQSLSGVPGVLVDRKRFGLAVHYRMVEPGMADHVVSVVRGVGAELTHLRITQGRLVAELLPDVDWHKGRALSWLLDELGAVGEEGFVPVFVGDDFTDEDALRVVSEIGVGVVVRSGEHGDRPTWAHYAVAGPESLGALLGRVVELVRGSAR; this comes from the coding sequence TTGCGGGAGATCTCGGTCGGTGGTGTGCAGCCGGGGGCGCGGCCGATGTCGGAGGTGCCCGATGCGCTGGAGCAGTGGGACGAGCTCGCTGCCCGGCTGCGGCGGGGGCGGGTGGTCCTGCTGTTCGACTTCGACGGCACCCTCGCCCCGATCGGCGATGTCCCGGGTGAGGTGGCGTTGCCGGTGCGCACTCGGGAGGTCCTGGAGGAGCTCGTCCGCCACTGCCCTGCCGGTGTGCTGAGCGGGCGGGATCTCGACGACGTGCGTGGCCGGGTCGGCATCGGTGAGCTGTGGTACGCCGGGAGTCACGGGTTCGAGATCGCCGGGCCCGCGGACCAGGTCTTCGCGCATCCGGCGGGTGAGGCGGCGCTGGGTGACCTGGACGAGGCGCAGCGGCGGGTGTCGCAGAGCCTGTCCGGGGTGCCGGGTGTGCTGGTCGATCGCAAGCGGTTCGGGTTGGCGGTGCACTACCGGATGGTCGAGCCGGGGATGGCCGATCACGTGGTGTCGGTGGTGCGCGGGGTCGGTGCGGAGCTGACGCATCTGAGGATCACGCAGGGGCGGCTCGTGGCGGAGTTGCTGCCGGATGTGGACTGGCACAAGGGCCGTGCGCTGAGCTGGTTGCTGGATGAGTTGGGCGCGGTGGGTGAAGAGGGGTTCGTGCCGGTGTTCGTGGGTGATGACTTCACCGACGAGGACGCGCTGCGCGTCGTCAGCGAGATCGGTGTGGGTGTGGTGGTGCGCAGCGGTGAGCACGGTGACCGGCCGACGTGGGCGCACTACGCGGTGGCCGGGCCGGAGTCGCTGGGTGCGTTGCTGGGCCGGGTCGTGGAGCTGGTGCGCGGGTCCGCGCGGTAG
- a CDS encoding LysR family transcriptional regulator produces MDLELRQLRCLVAIVDTGTFTDAAIELGVSQAAVSRTLASLESALGVRLLRRTSREVVPTAAGTQVLARARRLLAEVDDLVREAASGHARLRIGHAWSAMGRHTVEFQRRWAQQRPDVELRLVRTNSATGGLAEGACDIAVVRTPPDERRFESVVVGLERRFCAMAADDPWARRRSIRLAEFSDRTLVIDRRTGTTTTDLWPPGSRPGLEHTQDVEDWLSVIATGRCVGITTESTVTQYSRRGIVFRPLRDAARIPVRVIWWRDDRHPAATSAVALLSELYRERD; encoded by the coding sequence ATGGATCTGGAGCTGCGGCAGCTGCGGTGCCTGGTGGCCATCGTCGATACCGGCACGTTCACCGACGCCGCCATCGAGCTGGGGGTCTCGCAGGCCGCGGTGTCGCGGACGCTGGCCTCGCTGGAGTCGGCTCTGGGGGTCCGGCTGCTGCGGCGCACCAGCCGCGAGGTCGTGCCCACCGCCGCCGGGACGCAGGTGCTGGCGCGGGCGCGGCGGCTGCTGGCCGAGGTCGACGACCTGGTGCGCGAGGCCGCCAGCGGGCACGCCCGCCTGCGCATCGGGCACGCCTGGTCGGCGATGGGCCGCCACACCGTGGAGTTCCAGCGCCGGTGGGCCCAGCAGCGCCCGGACGTGGAGCTGCGGCTGGTGCGCACCAACTCGGCCACCGGCGGCCTGGCCGAAGGGGCCTGCGACATCGCCGTGGTGCGCACGCCGCCCGACGAGCGGCGCTTCGAAAGCGTGGTGGTGGGACTGGAACGGCGGTTCTGCGCGATGGCCGCCGACGACCCGTGGGCTCGCAGGCGCTCGATCCGGCTGGCTGAGTTCAGCGACCGCACGCTGGTCATCGACCGCCGCACGGGCACCACCACCACGGACCTGTGGCCGCCGGGCAGCAGGCCCGGACTCGAGCACACCCAGGACGTCGAGGACTGGCTGTCGGTGATCGCCACCGGGCGGTGCGTGGGCATCACCACCGAGAGCACGGTCACCCAGTACTCGCGCCGGGGCATCGTGTTCCGGCCGCTGCGCGACGCCGCGCGCATCCCCGTGCGGGTCATCTGGTGGCGCGACGACCGGCATCCCGCGGCGACCTCGGCGGTGGCGCTGCTCAGCGAGTTGTACCGCGAGCGGGACTGA
- a CDS encoding EamA family transporter gives MQQTQCEPHTPHARRDTARSAGVALMLASGSCNQLGAAVGALAFPVLGAAGVVAVRQWIAGAVLLAVGRPRLRSFTWRQWRPVLLLAAAFATMNLSLYCAVDRIGLGLAVTLEFLGPLAVALLSSRRAPDLVCGLVAAGGVLVLTRPQPSTDYAGIALALLAATCWACYILLNRTVGHRLPGAEGSAAAAGVSALLYLPIGITLLAVHPPTPAALACAATAGMLSSAVPMLTDMLALRRVPAHFFGIFMSVNPVLAAGAGLVVLGQSLHWSQWLGIAAIVIANTTSVLLSRPRTTQTAVQRGGRAQAATGPTRSCPCGPLPTGDRRGRESSAST, from the coding sequence ATGCAGCAGACCCAGTGCGAGCCCCACACCCCGCACGCACGCCGCGACACCGCCCGCTCCGCCGGTGTCGCGCTGATGCTGGCCAGCGGATCGTGCAACCAGCTCGGCGCCGCCGTGGGAGCCCTGGCGTTTCCGGTGCTCGGCGCCGCCGGAGTGGTGGCCGTGCGCCAGTGGATCGCCGGCGCCGTGCTGCTGGCCGTCGGACGTCCCCGCCTGCGTTCGTTCACCTGGCGGCAGTGGCGGCCCGTGCTGCTGCTGGCGGCGGCGTTCGCCACCATGAACCTCTCGCTCTACTGCGCCGTGGACCGCATCGGGCTCGGCCTGGCCGTCACCCTGGAGTTCCTCGGCCCGCTGGCGGTGGCCCTGCTCTCCTCGCGCCGCGCACCGGACCTGGTCTGCGGACTGGTCGCCGCCGGCGGAGTGCTCGTCCTGACCCGCCCCCAACCCAGCACCGACTACGCGGGCATCGCACTGGCCCTGCTCGCGGCGACCTGCTGGGCCTGCTACATCCTGCTCAATCGCACCGTCGGGCACCGCCTGCCCGGCGCCGAGGGCTCGGCCGCGGCCGCAGGGGTCTCCGCGCTGCTCTACCTGCCGATCGGCATCACCCTGTTGGCGGTGCATCCGCCGACTCCGGCCGCACTGGCCTGCGCGGCCACCGCCGGCATGCTGTCCTCGGCGGTGCCGATGCTGACCGACATGCTCGCGCTGCGCCGGGTTCCGGCGCACTTCTTCGGGATCTTCATGAGCGTCAACCCGGTGCTGGCCGCCGGCGCCGGACTGGTGGTGCTGGGGCAGTCGCTGCACTGGAGCCAGTGGCTGGGCATCGCCGCCATCGTCATCGCCAACACCACCAGCGTGCTGCTGTCGCGCCCGCGCACCACGCAGACCGCCGTTCAACGCGGCGGCAGGGCACAGGCAGCTACTGGCCCGACCCGCTCATGTCCATGTGGACCACTTCCCACTGGTGACCGTCGAGGTCGCGAAAGCTCCGCGAGTACATGA
- a CDS encoding ATP-binding cassette domain-containing protein yields the protein MSKAMRTDEQSPVLHAADSHDLISVRGARENNLKDVSVELPKRRLTVFTGVSGSGKSSLVFDTIAAESQRMINETYSAFLQGFMPTLARPEVDVLEGLTTAIIVDQQRMGADPRSTVGTATDANAMLRILFSRLGQPHVGSPNAFSFNVPSVRASGAITVERGAARTVKQTFTRTGGMCPRCEGRGVVSDIDLTQLYDDSKSIAEGAFTIPGWKSDSFWTVRVYAESGLLDPHKPIRDFTKKEMRDFLYREPTKVKVEGVNLTFEGLIPKIQKSFLSKDKEAMQPHIRAFVERAVTFAECPDCGGTRLSEAARSSKIGGVNIADVCAMQINDLAEWVRGLREPSVAPLLAALGHTLDSFVEIGLGYLSLDRPAGTLSGGEAQRTKMIRHLGSSLTDTTYVFDEPTTGLHPHDIQRMNDLLLRLRDKGNTVLVVEHEPETIAIADHVVDLGPGAGAAGGAVCFEGTVEGLRASGTVTGRHLDDRAVLKGAVRTPGGALEIRGASTHNLRDVDVDIPLGVLVVVTGVAGSGKSSLVQGSLCRQSGAAGEGVVSIDQTAIRGSRRSNPATYTGLLDPIRKAFAKANGVKPGLFSANSEGACPNCNGAGVVYTDLGMMAGVSTTCEECEGKRFESSVLEHHLGGRDISEVLAMSVDEAVEFFGGGEARTPAAHRILARLADVGLGYLSLGQPLTTLSGGERQRLKLATHMGDKGGVYVLDEPTTGLHLADVEQLLGLLDRLVDSGKSVIVIEHHQAVMAHADWIIDLGPGAGHDGGRIVFEGTPADLVAARSTLTGQHLAAYVGA from the coding sequence ATGAGCAAGGCCATGAGGACCGACGAGCAGTCGCCTGTGCTGCACGCTGCTGACAGCCACGATCTGATCAGCGTTCGGGGCGCCCGCGAGAACAACCTGAAGGACGTCAGCGTCGAGCTCCCGAAGCGGCGGCTGACGGTGTTCACCGGTGTCTCGGGCTCGGGCAAGAGCTCGCTGGTGTTCGACACGATCGCCGCGGAGTCGCAGCGGATGATCAACGAGACCTACAGCGCGTTCCTGCAGGGGTTCATGCCGACGCTGGCGCGGCCCGAGGTTGACGTGCTGGAGGGGCTGACGACGGCGATCATCGTCGACCAGCAGCGGATGGGTGCTGATCCTCGGTCGACGGTCGGTACCGCCACCGACGCCAACGCCATGCTGCGCATCCTCTTCAGCCGGCTCGGGCAGCCGCACGTCGGTTCGCCGAACGCGTTCTCCTTCAACGTCCCGTCGGTCCGGGCCAGTGGTGCGATCACGGTCGAGCGGGGTGCGGCCAGGACCGTGAAGCAGACGTTCACCCGCACCGGCGGCATGTGTCCGCGGTGCGAGGGCCGGGGTGTGGTTTCCGACATCGACCTGACCCAGCTCTACGACGACTCCAAGTCGATCGCGGAGGGGGCGTTCACGATTCCGGGGTGGAAGTCCGACAGCTTCTGGACCGTGCGGGTCTACGCCGAGTCGGGGCTGCTGGATCCGCACAAGCCGATTCGGGACTTCACGAAGAAGGAGATGCGGGACTTCCTGTACCGGGAGCCGACGAAGGTGAAGGTCGAGGGGGTGAACCTCACCTTCGAGGGGCTGATTCCCAAGATCCAGAAGTCGTTCCTGTCCAAGGACAAGGAGGCGATGCAGCCGCACATCCGGGCGTTCGTGGAGCGGGCGGTGACCTTCGCTGAGTGCCCGGACTGCGGTGGGACCCGGCTCAGCGAGGCGGCCAGGTCGTCGAAGATCGGCGGGGTGAACATCGCCGACGTCTGTGCGATGCAGATCAACGACCTGGCGGAGTGGGTGCGGGGGTTGCGGGAGCCGTCGGTCGCGCCGCTGCTGGCGGCGTTGGGGCACACGCTCGACTCGTTCGTGGAGATCGGGCTGGGGTATCTGAGCCTCGATCGGCCCGCGGGGACGTTGTCGGGTGGTGAGGCTCAGCGCACCAAGATGATCCGGCACCTCGGTTCGTCGCTCACCGACACGACCTACGTGTTCGACGAGCCCACCACGGGCCTGCACCCGCATGACATCCAGCGGATGAACGATCTGTTGCTGCGGTTGCGGGACAAGGGCAACACGGTGCTGGTCGTGGAGCACGAGCCGGAGACGATCGCGATCGCGGACCACGTCGTGGACCTCGGTCCTGGTGCCGGTGCGGCGGGTGGTGCCGTGTGCTTCGAGGGGACCGTCGAGGGGTTGCGGGCCAGCGGCACCGTCACCGGTCGCCATCTGGACGATCGGGCGGTTCTCAAGGGGGCGGTGCGCACGCCTGGCGGGGCGCTGGAGATCCGTGGTGCGTCGACGCACAACCTGCGCGATGTCGATGTCGACATTCCGCTCGGGGTGCTTGTCGTCGTCACCGGTGTGGCCGGGTCGGGCAAGAGTTCGCTGGTGCAGGGGTCGCTGTGCCGGCAGTCGGGGGCCGCGGGTGAGGGTGTGGTGTCGATCGACCAGACCGCGATCCGCGGCTCGCGGCGGAGCAACCCGGCGACCTACACCGGGCTGCTCGACCCGATCCGCAAGGCGTTCGCGAAGGCCAACGGGGTGAAGCCGGGGTTGTTCAGCGCCAATTCCGAGGGGGCCTGCCCGAACTGCAACGGCGCGGGTGTGGTCTACACCGATCTGGGGATGATGGCCGGCGTCTCCACCACGTGCGAGGAGTGCGAGGGCAAGCGGTTCGAGTCGTCGGTGCTGGAGCACCACCTGGGCGGTCGCGACATCAGTGAGGTGCTGGCGATGTCGGTGGACGAGGCGGTGGAGTTCTTCGGTGGCGGTGAGGCGCGCACGCCTGCGGCGCACCGCATCCTCGCAAGGCTGGCTGATGTCGGGCTGGGTTACCTCAGCCTCGGCCAGCCGCTCACGACGTTGTCCGGTGGTGAGCGGCAGCGGCTCAAGCTGGCGACCCACATGGGTGACAAGGGCGGGGTGTACGTGCTGGACGAGCCGACGACCGGCCTGCACCTGGCCGACGTCGAGCAGTTGCTCGGTCTGCTGGACCGGCTCGTGGACTCGGGCAAGTCGGTGATCGTCATCGAGCACCACCAGGCGGTCATGGCGCACGCGGACTGGATCATCGACCTCGGGCCCGGTGCTGGTCACGATGGTGGGCGGATCGTTTTCGAGGGCACGCCCGCCGATCTCGTCGCGGCCCGTTCCACTCTGACCGGCCAGCACCTCGCGGCTTACGTGGGCGCGTGA
- a CDS encoding putative protein N(5)-glutamine methyltransferase — MSASPHACTRSALITRLRHAGCVFAEDEADLLLAAAPTAADLDAMAARRAAGLPLEHVLGWAEFCGLRIAVDPGVFVPRRRTQHLARQAANLTRPHAVVADLCCGTGAVGAALAATHPGIQLHAADIDPAAVHCARRNLEPAGGQVHHGDLYEPLPPALRGRIDVLVANTPYVPTDALDLLPPEARIHEPRLALDGGGDGLDIQRRVTAQAPAWLAPGGHLLIETSTEQAPHTAAAFARHGLTPRISHCDELHATVVIGTKPGSPGGAHPPHAG; from the coding sequence ATGTCAGCATCCCCGCACGCCTGCACCCGCTCCGCCCTGATCACCCGCCTGCGCCACGCCGGATGCGTCTTCGCCGAAGACGAAGCCGACCTGCTGCTGGCCGCCGCACCCACCGCGGCCGACCTCGACGCGATGGCCGCCCGCCGCGCCGCCGGCCTCCCGCTCGAACACGTCCTGGGCTGGGCCGAGTTCTGCGGCCTGCGCATCGCCGTCGACCCCGGCGTGTTCGTACCCCGCCGCCGCACCCAGCACCTCGCCCGCCAAGCGGCGAACCTGACCCGCCCGCACGCCGTCGTGGCCGACCTGTGCTGCGGCACCGGCGCGGTCGGCGCCGCACTGGCCGCGACCCACCCCGGCATCCAGCTGCACGCCGCCGACATCGACCCCGCCGCCGTGCACTGCGCACGCCGCAACCTCGAACCCGCCGGGGGACAGGTCCACCACGGCGACCTCTACGAACCCCTGCCCCCCGCACTGCGCGGCCGCATCGACGTCCTGGTCGCCAACACGCCCTACGTGCCCACCGACGCGCTCGACCTGCTGCCACCGGAAGCACGCATCCACGAACCCCGCCTCGCCCTCGACGGCGGCGGCGACGGCCTCGACATCCAACGACGCGTCACCGCCCAGGCACCCGCGTGGCTGGCACCCGGTGGGCACCTGCTCATCGAAACCAGCACCGAGCAGGCACCCCACACCGCCGCCGCCTTCGCCCGCCACGGCCTCACACCACGCATCAGCCACTGCGACGAGCTGCACGCCACCGTCGTCATCGGCACCAAACCCGGCTCACCCGGCGGCGCCCACCCACCTCACGCGGGCTGA
- a CDS encoding DUF1540 domain-containing protein: MDMPDMPIVNKCTADSCAYNQEHTCHALAITVGEPTHPQCDTFTTASVRAGVASATGHVGACHMGDCQHNVDLECQAPGISVGFHENTVDCLTYQPA; this comes from the coding sequence ATGGACATGCCGGACATGCCGATCGTGAACAAGTGCACTGCCGACTCGTGCGCGTACAACCAGGAGCACACATGTCACGCGCTGGCGATCACGGTCGGTGAGCCGACCCATCCCCAGTGCGACACGTTCACCACCGCTTCGGTGCGTGCGGGGGTCGCGTCGGCGACGGGGCATGTCGGTGCGTGCCACATGGGCGACTGCCAGCACAACGTGGACCTGGAGTGCCAGGCTCCCGGCATCAGCGTGGGTTTCCACGAGAACACGGTGGACTGCCTGACGTATCAGCCCGCGTGA
- a CDS encoding GNAT family N-acetyltransferase: MAVTLTTPRLRLAEWSIHDHDLLRTLAGDDRMVRFVGNRRPWSPEVVARRHAAALAHWAAHGIGWLTVGFHDRPEAVGLVSVTHRTAEESALGEPAIELGWWVAPTAWGRGVATEAVRAARDAAFGHTDLLYAAYQSGNDASGRVMTKLGMTHRLDFTDDDGHSCHVHALTRQEWRRLG; this comes from the coding sequence GTGGCGGTCACCCTCACCACCCCGCGGCTGCGACTGGCCGAGTGGAGCATCCACGACCACGACCTGCTGCGCACCCTGGCCGGTGACGACCGGATGGTGCGCTTCGTGGGCAACCGCCGGCCGTGGAGCCCCGAGGTGGTCGCCCGGCGCCACGCCGCGGCGCTGGCCCACTGGGCCGCGCACGGCATCGGCTGGCTGACCGTCGGCTTCCACGACCGGCCCGAGGCGGTGGGCCTGGTGTCGGTCACCCACCGCACGGCCGAGGAGTCGGCGCTCGGCGAGCCGGCGATCGAGCTGGGATGGTGGGTGGCTCCGACGGCGTGGGGCCGGGGCGTGGCCACCGAGGCGGTGCGCGCGGCCCGCGACGCCGCGTTCGGCCACACCGACCTGCTCTACGCCGCGTACCAGAGCGGCAACGACGCCTCCGGCAGGGTGATGACCAAGCTCGGGATGACCCACCGCCTGGACTTCACCGACGACGACGGCCACTCGTGCCACGTCCACGCCCTGACCCGCCAGGAGTGGCGCCGGCTGGGCTGA
- a CDS encoding LysE family translocator, which yields MISIESLAAIALVALGLVLTPGPNMLYLVSRTLTQGRRAGLVSLLGVATGFAVYLAAATAGLAAVFSTVPALHTALRLAGAAYLLWLAWQALRPGGSTPFAPATLPAERPGRLFAMGLVTNLLNPKIAVLYVSLLPQFIDPALGAVAVQSLLLGLVQISVALTVNAAIVLTAGALAAFLTRRPVWLRVQRYVMGGVLAGLAVHLATDRARLA from the coding sequence ATGATCAGCATCGAGTCCCTGGCCGCGATCGCCCTGGTCGCCCTCGGCCTGGTCCTGACCCCGGGCCCCAACATGCTCTACCTCGTCTCGCGCACCCTCACCCAGGGACGCCGCGCCGGACTGGTCTCCCTGCTGGGCGTGGCCACCGGCTTCGCGGTCTACCTGGCCGCCGCGACCGCCGGGCTGGCCGCGGTGTTCAGCACCGTGCCCGCCCTGCACACCGCGCTGCGGCTCGCCGGAGCCGCCTACCTGCTGTGGCTGGCGTGGCAGGCGCTGCGCCCCGGCGGCAGCACCCCGTTCGCCCCGGCCACGCTGCCCGCCGAGCGCCCGGGCAGGCTGTTCGCGATGGGCCTGGTGACCAACCTGCTCAACCCCAAGATCGCCGTGCTCTACGTCTCGCTGCTGCCGCAGTTCATCGATCCCGCGCTCGGCGCGGTGGCCGTCCAGAGCCTGCTGCTCGGGCTGGTGCAGATCAGCGTCGCGCTCACCGTCAACGCCGCGATCGTGCTCACCGCGGGCGCCCTGGCGGCATTCCTCACCCGCCGGCCGGTCTGGCTGCGGGTGCAGCGCTACGTCATGGGCGGGGTGCTGGCCGGGCTGGCGGTGCACCTGGCCACCGACCGCGCCCGCCTCGCCTGA